GATGTGGTTATGTTTGAGAAGAATGGTGTTTTCATATGGAATAAACTTGGAGAAGGAAATTGTTTGATATTGTTCATGTATTCATATATGTTTGTGAAATTTTTTTGTAGGATGGCGGATGGTGATGGACCTTGGTATGACGGATTAATCGAtgagtgggataaggagcatcgtgctcgTGCCATTGAAAATGGACAGGTAAGAAGCAAGACTGGGTCAATTTTCGTTGTTTCTCATTTGTGTTCTTGTATTGATTATTAAAACATCACTTTATTTGCAGGTTGTAGTTgctatgcgcatgaggggtcattCCGCTGATGACTTTGATTACGACCCGCGGTATGAGCCTTACATTCGGAGATTGGGTCTTCTCCCATTCGTGTTGCAGTTTAAGCGACGCGCTCCGCCGGTGAACCACGCGGCGCTGACCGCACTTGTGGATCGTTGGAGGCCGGAGACTCACTCCTTCCACCTTCCATGTGGGGAGATGACGATGACCCTATAGGACATGGCTATGATAAGCGGCCTTCCTATCAATGGACAAGCTGTTACCGGTCGTGTCAGCGTGGGTAATTGGCGAGAACGGACTGCCGATTTAATTGGCGTTCAGCCCGAGGGCCCTCAGGAAGGCAAGGCCGATACAGCGAAAGTGAGGCATTCTTGGCTAAAACTGGTCAGAGGAAACACCAACCCGTGCCCTCAGGATGCCAATGACGTGGTTGTGCAGCAGTACGCGCGGGCCTATCTTTGGTATGTACTAACCAAGGTAGTCTTCTCAGATGCAACCGGGAACTCAGCCCTCTGGATGTTCTTGGAGCCACTTAATAACTGGGATACCCAGTATAGCTGGGGTTCGGCCGCACTAGCATACTTGTATCGTCAGGTAAGAGATATTTGCAACCAATTATTTTGCATTTGTCATGCGCCTCCATATCTAACATGTTTGTTTGATTGCAGCTTGACTTggcgtgtcggaggaagggaggtacatcctcattgtctgggtttgtttggagcctatccgtgtggatgtgggagcggatcccggttggacggcccgatttgaagaaccccctcatggcaaacccacggggtaatcatgacgggttgcatgatgatgatccatatcggcgccctacgcttgcttactattgggaacaagtgacagtgtacacaggaagctcgcatgtgcgatacaagtgctatATGAACGAGCTGGACACCTTGACTGCTAAGCAGGTTATGAGAAGTTCGATGAGATAAAATTTAGTCAAGAATGAAACTTATGTATGTAGCTAACAATGTATCTCTTTGTTTTGCAGGTACATTGGTTGCCTTATGTGGAAGATCGTGACTTTGATCTTAATGAGATGTGCACGCGTGATAGCCATCTTTGGCGGGCGAGGtgcccaatgatatgcttcttcgcagtcgagtggcactttgtagaccgtgtggcaagacaatttggaaaaagacaaggtattccaattgaggagagcaaggaggaaatgctatctctgcatcggtaagcaagcatgccttgagtatgtagtagagcattgaataagtcagtgtttgctaatgctttgtcccgTGCATCATTTGTAGGTTCGATCGAAGGAACAATCAGGATATATCGGATTGGGCAAACAAACACCGTGCGTGGATAGTAATTTGGAATCAAAGAGACACGTTAGTGCAATCAGAGAATAGACCTCACAATCAGTCAGCATATCAGAAGTATCAAGTGTGGTATGCGGATTGTTACCGGTTAAAGCTGAAGCCAGGTTGGACTCACGAGGAGTGGTCGGAGTTggtgtctgaagacccggagactgcagaaggttatcataccttcaacacggctgtgagagacaccagaggggctcaTGTTGACTACGCACCGATGCATGACGAAATGGTAGTCTATTTGACCTATTCTAACATACTTGCATCATGTTGTCTTCTTTCAAATACATAAGTTTGGTGTGTTCATGAATTGCAGGGCAGAGAGTTGCTTCTGTGCGTCAACGATGCCAATGTTGCACTGAGTCATCCACCTGGTGGTGCATTATCTGAGAGGACTCTTAGGAGCACGATGGAGGTTAGTCGCAATATATTATAAAAGTTTTTTTCACGGATTAGTTATTTGGATCTCATATCATAGCATCTTTTGTGTTGTCGCAGAAGTTCAAGAAGCGGTTCCATAAGATGGCAGCTATGCTTTCTTGCCATGGTGCTCAGTCCAGTGACGTGTATGCACCAGGTAGCCGCGCCACCATAGCTAATAAACGGCGTTATGTCCAGAACGAAGAGGACATAGAGGAGGAGGTCAATGAAGAGGAGCCAGCACATCAAGAGGAGCCAACACATCATGATGAGCATGAGTatgatgcaacacatcaagaggatcatgagtatgatgttgatgctccacaaccatcACAGGTTACACAACCGACACAAGGCAATGCCCGCTCTAAAAAAGGCAAAGCAATAGCTAAGACACCGGGCCAGAAAGGTAGAAAGAAGATATGGAACactcaattccatagtctggagTATCCTCATCAATTTATGCCTGCGGGAATGCAAAGATATAAGTCCAACATTGATGCAGAGGCGGAGGAGGCTAGCGAAGAGGAGGAGCATGAGGCTAGCGAAGAGGAGGAGCATACACTTGCAGATATCGTGAAGAGAGGAAGGAAGAAGTGAGCTTGTTGTAGTTTGTTTCAATGAGCTTGTTCTAGTTTGTTTCGACGAACCTGGTGTAGTCTCTTTCCATGAACTTCTTGTCGTTTCTTTCCATGAACTTGTTGCCGTTCGAATTAAGTTGTACCGGATTCGTGAAGTTGCTATGAATGTTTGACATGAATGAATGATGTGATTTATGGTAATTGTTGTTTCCTGTGATTTAGTCATTTAAATGAATGTTTATATGAATGTTTGACATGAATGATGAAATCTGTATTTAGTCATTTATATGCACAGGGAGCCAGACGCCAGGATCCTTGGCGTCTGGCTGTATGTCaggggaccagacgccagggtccttggcgtctggatgTATGTTAGGGGACcaaacgccagggtccttggcgtctggcagtCTACTGACACCAGAAACAGGGTAAAGCAGgggagccagacgccagggtccttggcgtctggtccTGGTGCAGACAATACTTGCTTTTTCACTTGTAGTTTTGTCTTTTCACTTGTAGTTTCGAATAACATACATACATAagcattgcatagtcttttcataACACTATAGTTGACAAATGACAAACATAGTTCAAATTACAAACTTAGTTCATGACCACGATGGTCTACGATACAATGCAAATTACAAACATAGTTCAAATTACACAAATAGTCTCGAAtgacataagtagttcatgacCATGATGGTTGAAACGACATGAACATCACATATAACTCGGTTTCCTGTAGCAATGCAAGTCAACAACccttttccatttccattcttccaGCATTTCTTGAATCTTGTCATCGTCAGTTATGTCAACCAATTTTCTTTCCCCGGGGCCATCTGACTTCCTCCTGCTGACGTAGTACACAAAATCCTCTTCCTTCAACCCTTGCTTCAACATGAATTTAGTCTTCAACCAATCGAAAGTGAGGTCCATTTGACTAACTTGCACAATACATGGAGACAAGCCATGCATATGAACAACAGGGCTAAGCACCCACTGAGTTTCGTTAGCCATCTACAGCACACAAATCTCTTAGTAGCTAACCTATGATACATTAAACCACGAggaaaaaaactagggttttcacAAAAGTATGATAAATTAAACCAACCAAAAAATGGGGGTGGAGTTGATTTACCTTCTAGTCTCGAAATCCTGAAGATCCAACGGTGAAACCGGACCGATTTGTGAGAGATCTGAGGGGGGGGGGTTAGGGTGCTGGACGAGGGAGTGACGTTGGCAGGGCTAGAGGTGTGAGTGGGTGGATATGAGTGAAATGAGAGGGGTAGAGGTGGAGATGAATGGATGAGAGGGGTAGAGGTGGGCCCAAAATCTTATCCACTCGAATCTTATCCATTAGACAAGAATGCTTTCTGGACACCaaacgccagggaccttggcgtctgggtgtccatcagacacaccagacggcctgtctggtcacctgcgtgagcaaagcaagccagacgccagggaccctggcgtctggatctgggaggcagacgccagggaccttggcgtctgggtgtccatcagacacaccagacggcctgtctggtcacctgcgtgagcaaagcaagccagacgccagggaccctggcgtctgggtgtgggaggcagacgccagtgaccttggcgtctgggtgtccatcagacacaccagacggcctgtctggtcacctgcgcgagcaaagcaagccagacgccagggaccctggcgtctggatctgggaggcagacgccagggaccttggcatctgggtgtccatcagacacaccagacggcctgtctggtcacctgcgtgagcaaagcaagccagacgccagggaccctggcgtctggatctgggaggcagacgccatgcaccctggcgtctgggtgtgggCCTGGTGTTTTTGCACACAGCTTGTTAAAGTTTTTGCTTAGCAACAACTAGCAAACACTGTTAAATATGAAGAAAGCATGCTACTCTCAACCAAAAATATGAACAAAGCATATCAACTAGTCTCGAATGACGAACATAGTTTGCACATAATCTCAAATAGTCTCGAATGACAGAAATAGTTCATGACCACACAAGGTCTCGAATAATAAGTTCATACATTAAACAAAGTCTCGACAGTTCATCATCGACGCCGGTGCCTTTCCATTTGTCTACTGAGTAGTCCGGGGCCACTttcccttcttgtcacgtgcctcGTCCTCCTCTCGTGCATCGCGAGCCCTTGCAAGTTTGCTTGCCCTCTCTTCTTGACGAGCCGCCTTCTCTTTGCGTGCCCTCTCTTGCTCACGCTTCTTGCGCTCACGAGCCTCCTTCTCACGACGCTCCCGCTCCAATCCCCGTGCATAGGACTCCTCGAATAGGCGCTGCCTCCGTAACCAATCTGCACGTTGGTCCTCTTGGATATCTTTTGGTACCTCGTGATCTATCCAAGTGAAGTACTTGCAAAGTGGAGGAGGGGACTACATATAAACCATGATTTTGTTAGACATATGAGTGACAACTTGTTGATGTTTTTTATATGTACACCTAACATACCGGTGGTATGTCATATGCGTTAGTTGGCCTTCGACGATCATGTGCACAGTTGGGACACACGAAAAACCTTCTACCTTCTGTCCATGACTTGTTGCGGTCAGTGGACACCTTCAGCTTGCAAACATCACCACACCAACATGGTGGTGTGGGcacatccttctccttcttcttgtccaAACTGGCCTCCAACCACGTCTTCGGCATGTCCTCTTGGTCCGCGCACGGTGGCCTCGtcctggaaccggatgaagccatgcctacaaaaagaACAATTGTTAGCACAAGACATTAAGAGAGCAAATGCATAAATGCTAGGAATTGTATGAACAAATAATATACCATTATTATTAGATCAACCATCTGGATTAAACAAATAACCGAAGGCCGATCCATTATCAACCATTCCTCTacgaccacctctagcacttgtgcttcctcTTCGACCacgaccacctctagcacttgtgcctgctcgaccaccacctctagcacttgtgctagctcgaccaccacctctagcacttgtgctccctctacgaacactagcacctctagcacttgtgctccctCTACGACCACCACTACCACCTCTGACACTCGTTCTtcctcgaccaccaccaccgtcacctcttccacctctttcaccatcggtgccgcctccacgacttgtttttctttttttggttttcttttttttgcatgtccgctcattgtgtcccccttcaccgcacaccccacagttgataatgtcaggagcctccatgaaatgaccgctaccaaattgtttcatgccagtgtatccagccaggtcatccatatcacccctgaacatcttagttctccttctacccttcgtctccaccttcagaagagggtctggcctaatatgagggccatggtactcaggccactgtgattggtccaagaaagggtgaaatcttggcgcccatgtcaacctagtagcttcCACATGGAACTCTTGCATCCTCACGGTTTTTCATCATTAACATGTATGTTTCTCGCCTTCGCCGCCGTTATCAAATGCGAGCATGGCCAATGATACTTACTAGGCCTCTCGCACTGGCACCACCGAGTCTTCAGTTTCACCTCAAATGCAGCACCACCATATTGTCTACCATCTCGTGTTGTGCCACCTGGCTCATCAATTTGATAGATCATTTCAAGTCTATCGAATACGATAACTTGTTGTCATGAAGACTTGCTTGCTTGTAACtgcaaccattcatcaaccttttccggataatcctttttttcacctatccattttgcagtctcttcagaatgcctctgaaagtactcattaagcttgaagaaggtgtactccactattgcagtcaccggcaaagcacgagcacccttcaacacattgttgaaacattctacgagattgctcgtcatgtc
This portion of the Triticum dicoccoides isolate Atlit2015 ecotype Zavitan chromosome 7A, WEW_v2.0, whole genome shotgun sequence genome encodes:
- the LOC119332766 gene encoding U1 small nuclear ribonucleoprotein 70 kDa-like, whose protein sequence is MASSGSRTRPPCADQEDMPKTWLEASLDKKKEKDVPTPPCWCGDVCKLKVSTDRNKSWTEGRRFFVCPNCAHDRRRPTNAYDIPPSPPPLCKYFTWIDHEVPKDIQEDQRADWLRRQRLFEESYARGLERERREKEARERKKREQERARKEKAARQEERASKLARARDAREEDEARDKKGKWPRTTQ